The genomic interval acatagtgcactggtgtaactttatagtcaagataaactaataccaaattacactataatcattccaatggtttgccccaattcatcttggttgtgaactactatttataatttataaggaactgataacatgatcttctgtgtggcaccacacaccatgttatctacaatataaattaaatggacaactgcatttaacataaatatagacatttgaccaatgtgattcttatgttcatacaaaaagctagacttttagtatacatccaacACAAATATCACTAGAAGATTCAAACCATCGTTGCATTTGAGTCGGGCTTTTGCACAATACAACCCGTGATGATCTTATGTTGCaattagggctgtaaatgaaccaagcgttcgtgaacaagcttggtgttcgccttggtaagagcttgtttatgttcgttcaatatacataaggttaattaaacaaacaagcttaaacatctcgttaagctaaataaacagcttgaacacatatgtgttcagctcgttaacgttcgtgaacaacgttcgtgaacaatattcgtgaacaatattcgtgaacaacgttcgtgaataatgttcacgaaccatattcattaataaaactctttttaatatgctaaataaataattaaattaaattaaataaataaataaagttaaattatcaagctcaataaccaatcaaacaactaaaagttttaaacaatcaaataagcttgaattgagagcttgataatatctaaatgaatcaagcttgaaccaagttcaagtcaagctcgaaccaagctcaagtcaagtttgaattgagagcttgataacatctaaacgaatcaagctcaagccagacttaaattgagagcttgataacatctaaacgaaccaagcttaagccaagtttcaaacaagctcaagctcataaaaaataaaccaagtcaagcttgaatactaattttaaaagtttggttcattttaagctcggctcggctcggcttggttactttatcaaacaagcttgaacatcccAAATCTCGACTCAGCTCGGCTTATTTACCGTCCTAGTTGCAATGGGTACCTAAGCTAACCCAGGGTTGAGATCTAAAGACTTAATTtgctaaataaaataataaacaacttaataaatatgtataaaaataaaaaacaaaatttaaaaattaaagtgGTAAAATACATACGCAACAAATAAAAATATCAGAGTTTGAATCCAAATAAAGACAAATAGTTTAGAGGTCGACTGCTCAGCGTGTTTAAGTTATATTTCAGATTTATCCgataaataaattaagaaaaaacTGTCTACCTTCAGTATTAATCGGACAAAATCTACgcattaaaaaaaattgacataGTTAACAACTACGCCATGCTAaaataaattattgttatttaattcaagaatatttatatattaaaaaaatcagaaTTGTTTGATAAAAACGTTTCGACATAATTAAAATCACTAAAAACCTGTTGCAGTATAGCAACGGTATAATAATCATAAATTGTATAATAAAAAGATGATTATATTTTTTTCGATATCAAAAAAATTTTTGGGTCATAACCGACCCTCAGAAAACTAAACGGGAGAGAAATCCCCCTTTAACGACCATTATCTAGCTATAGTCTCATAGCAACCATTATCTAATTACTGCAATAGCATATACAATATTAAATAGTTGATATTAGGAGTGTTATTAATTTGAGTTAGAATCGAAtttttgaatgtttgagtttgactcatttataGTCGAGTCGAGCTCGAATTTATTTGAGTTTTTATCGAATTTaaatgagcttaataaatataaattataaatttaaatatttattaaaaactaaattatatatctatagaaaattatataatattcttattaaaatttattctaataaataaatttaatatatttatctatatttcataagtaaaatgtaaaatttataaattgaaTATTAAaagtcaaaattattattttttaatttaaaaattaatttatgaatttaacgaacatgttcatgaattaacgagtcgaatattgtgaaatttgagtttggtttatttattttaacgagtctcattaaacgagctcaaaagAACTTTTATTGAATCGAGTTTCAAATAACTTATGAGCGGCTTGATTCATTTATATCTCTAGttgatatattattataataattatttacaacatatatttaataattactctaataaattataataattttgataaaaatttaaatttttttaattaaattgactataatttttttatatataatatttgtGTCGACTGAATTAAATTAATGTATTTTAGCACTTTATATAACAAGTCTGTATAACGCCCTTCTAATTTTTAAAACGActttaataattatatattaattgatTACTTGGATTTTTCGATCCGAGTTGAATAAATTGAAAAGTTTGGCTGGGTTAATTGTTCTGCACGCCCACCCATATTATCGACACCGTTCATTTTCACCCTTTTTCATCGCCGCCGCCTTCGCCCCCTCTTTCGTCtcctttcctcttctttctccCCTCAATCCCGATGGTGGTTCCTCTTCTGTGATAGGTCGATATCGATCAATCCCATCACCTTATTGAGATTTGTCGGGGCTTGCTTTGTTTCGATTTTGGTTGCCGGAGAAGATGCCGCAGTTCGAAACCTTTCCAGCTCGAGGGATCCGGCGGATTCGCTTCTCACCGACAGATCCGGTGAATATCTCTCTCATTCTTCCTTGTTAACTTTTTGTTTACCCCAATTTCCTAGACCGCCATGCTTGATCTCGTACTCCGTGTTCTTAGATGCATTTGTTCCTTCTCTGTTTCACCAAGGGATTGCCTGGGTTTACAATCGGATAGTAAGAAGCTTCGTGTGGCCTTATTTCTCATTTCTCACGAAGACGATTTGTATTTTGAGGGAATCCGAAGTTGAGATGctatttgagaaataattttagGCCATGACTCTGTGATAGATCTCATTCGTTCTCAAATCACACAATAAAATTGCGTTATATTTCATGTTTTTAGTAGACATCTACGCTTGACGCAAAGTGCTACCACAGTACTAACTTTCATCACTGTGTGCAAATTACTAGTTTTGGACGCTGTTTTAGCGGGGACTGTGCATATTTAGTCAACCATCCCCGTCTGAAGCTTTTATTTAGTTGCTTCACAACTTCGAAGAATATGTATATGAGTAATGTAGAGGAGATGCTTGATTTCGGTGATGGAATCACCAATTTACCATGGCAATTAAACAAGTGTGATCTTGTAGCTCATACTTGGAGCTCATAGTATTGTTGTTGATTGTCACAATGGAGATTTTGTTTGGACTAATTAAAGGCACATGATGAGGATGACTATTGACTGGCAATCACCATCCAAAATTTGGAATGCATATTTACATAGTATTCAAAGTCAGTGATGGATATGTAGTCAAATTTGTTGTCTACAGTTTGTAAGCCACTATTAGGTTAGTTTATATTATGGTTAGGACATTGTAACTTCTGTCTGCTATGAGCATAATGTTTACATCTTGCCTCAACCAGTAGGAGCTAAATTACTGTGTGTGGTTCATATGTTCAACCTCTTGCTGTCGTAACCATCTCATATTATGGACCTGATGTTCAATATCGAATTTATTGAATTGATTTTTATGGTTTCATAGGGAACAAGTGAGGAACTCTTTCAGGGGAGAATATGCTTACATGATTGCGGTAGCAACAGTGAGCAACGTTTGGCAGAATCCTATTGTTCTCATCATGTTCCATCAAATAAAGAAATGAGATTATCTGGATTCGACTTACCTCACGACCTATCTAGGAACTGTATAGCTGAAATTGGTGGTTACTTTTGTCACCATGCTGACGACTGTTCATCTTCTCAGTAAACCTCTGCTTTATGCTAGTTATTTTGTAGCATTCAGAGGGTGGACCTTATATTTCTTTACTTGTGCATTTGATATTTAGGTATTCAGAAGCATTTAATTGTTCCTCCTTCTGCTCTGATCCTGTGGACACATATGCAGCAGTAGGAGGAATTTCTCCATCTTCAAATTATGGTAGTAACATCTCTCTGTCTCAAGGCACCTGTGTACCACTCAAAGATGGCAGTGCTAGTGCTGAATATGGTCAATTTTTTGTTAGTGGATGGATGTATATCAATGAAGATGGCCATATGTGTGGACCATACAGTCAAGAGCAGCTTAGTGAAGGCCTGTCTTCAGGGTTCTTGCCAGAAGAACTTCCAATTTATCCTGTTGCACATGGAAGTTTCATGAATCCTGTGCCTTTGAAATATTTAAGACGGTTGTCAAATTCTGTATGTGATGCTTCAAGTTTTTCTGGCATGACTAGCGAAATGCATGAGTTGGTAGGCCGGGGTTCAACGGTTTCATATGAAGTTCAAAATGCAGAACAGGGCAAGCTCAACTCAGCAATGAATCATACTTCATTGGTGCTTTTGCAGGTGACTTCTCTTGTTTGAACAAGATCTGTAATGTTTTCTGTATTGTATCACtctattttttaaatactttatGCTTGGTTAAATTGTCAATCATTTGAGAATTATACATTATTGTTAATTGGTTTACAGCCATTCACAAGTGAAGACAGCTGCTGGATGTTTGAGGACAAGGGTGGTAACAAACACGGAGCTCATTCATTTGCTGAATTATATTATTGGTATCACAACAGTTACCTTGATGGTTCTTTAATGGTAAGAAAATGCAATTGTCCTGGTTCAATGTCATGTTCAGTTGATTAACATTATTGTATATTTTTATGAGTGTTATTGTTGTTTTTTTGTGAACTACATGGTTCTTGTGAATATCTATCTGAACTATTCCTGCAGTTCTTTGCATGAGCAGACCCTGCTCAAATTGGCCCTTAGTTTAAAGTATTTTGCTCTAGAGcatcaataaaatataaaaatgccTAATGCTATCATATCAAAGAACATTAAAAATCTTGTTGATTTCCTGAGATTTCTATTGACTAGTTGTTAATGCAATATATGCAACAGAATGCTTTAGGACAGAGTTAATGGTTGGTTTGGTATTTTTTAGTTGGCTTTGTCAAGTACAAGACAAAGTCTCCTTGGCTGTGTATTGAATCTGCTCATATTTGTGTGAACATTTTTAATATTGGTAGTTTATTCTAGAGCAATCTAAGGGATGGCTATACTTATTTGTTGGGTGTTAGATACACTTTTACTAATCCAATCCTCTCGCTCTTTGGGTATGATAATCTCTGATAGGTCTTTCTTTTTGAGcttgctatttttttttcattgttttCCATTTCATAtgcaaacatttaaaattttacttccTCAGATACATCATGTTGATAATTTGGTTGGGCCATTTACATTGGCATCTCTAATTGAGGATTGGAGCACAATTAGCAGCCAGCATATTTCTGAAACTAATATTAAGGCCAAGGTTACTAACAAGCATTCCAACAGTCGTTCCAATTTCATTTCTAATGTATCAGATGAAGTTTCAATGCAACTGCATCCTGTCATAATGAAAGCTGCACGCCGTGTTCTGGTAGATGAAATCTTGAGCAGCATCATACctgatttttttttatcgaaAAAGGCCGAGAGACAAGACAGATCAAAACCAACATATCAGGATAATAGAAAACATGATTCAAGCAAAGGAAAGGTAACAGAGAATATTTCTGTTCTTTCATTTTGatctcattattttttttttcttttcatgatGCCACGGAATCTCTCACTTTCTTTGTAGGAAATGGTTGCTGATATATTTCTAAATTTTGCAGAAGGTAGCTTCATCACAGGACAGTTTTGCTTCTGGCTCCTGTGTTACCTTTCCAGAGTTATTATTAGCAGTTCGGAAATTCATTTACTATGATTGCATGAAAGCTTCATGGGATGCTTTCTTTTCTGATCTGGCGGTGGAATTTTGTAGTTCATGGCTTAAAAGAAAGCACTGGTTAGATTTAcctgttgttgttgaatctgggAGGCAAGGTTTGCCTAagatgggtgagatgaaaaaagATGATGATAAAGTATACTCATCCTTCTCCAGAGAATCCCTTTGGCTAAAGCCAGCATATATTCTCTAATGATACTGATTTTTTTCATGCATGTTTTTTGTTCCGATGTTAGGTTGTACTTCTGTCTCTGATACACAATGGGGATTCTGCACCAGGATTTGTATCAAGCAAGGAGGATTTTTATGCTTCTTCTTTGCCATTGATTCCAGGAGCTTGTAAATTACTGAAAGAGAGGGAGATGAATTCATCAAGAATCCAAGGAATTCTAGAAAATGATTTGTATGTGTCAGCCAAGATATCTTTGTTTAGATTCTTTCAGGATGCCATAATAGAGGAACTAACAAATTTATTTTGCTTGGCATCAAACTATAATTTGAATGATGTAAGTTAAATAGGCTTTTCTTTTGATTTTGCTTTTAATGGCTCTCGCCTTATGTTTGTTGTCCCTCAGTTGTATGCTTCCGCTTTTGCATGCTACATTGTCTGCTTGTAGCTTATCATTTATTATTCTGATTGCAGGACAAGCTTGATGTAACTGAAAACAAGCAATATGCCTTGTGTAGCTTGCAAGACATGACTGCTGATATTGGGATCAATGCTTCTGGTAATTATGGTTCTCTCTTATGAAAAAAAAGCACAACCACTGTTTATGATTTTGCATATGTAAACATTTTGTATTTTTCTGAGATTCTGTAATTGAAAATCAGATTATCTGGGAACAGAGCCAGCAAGTCCCTCTACAGCATCTTCAAATGCTTTTGAACAATTGGGATCTGACTTATCAGATGATAATGGTGTTGATATTACTGATGAACCACCTCCTCCTGGGATGGATAATTGTTCGATTATGATCCTTCCAAACAATAAATTTCGGCCTCAAAAGTTGATTGAGCACATTCCACATTTGGATAAGTATGCAACTTTGGCAATCTTTAGACAAAAGTTGCATGATCATGTACTTAAAAAGTTGAAGTACACTTACTTTGGTTATATGCTCAATCAATATTTTGAGTCTTGTCATTCTTTGCGAGAATTTCAACTGGATGCTACAAAAGTTGACAGTAAGACAAGACACCCAAAAAAATTGCTTGAGGTATATTTTAGGTTTATCTTTTATTGCTTTATCTACTGATGTATGTTGGCCAGCTTTTTATTGGCTTTCTATTAATTCTTATATCTTTCAATGACTAATTCTAGGATGAATCGTATGATTGCTTGCAAGATGCTACCTCTAGTTTATCATTGGCTTCCAAGAATCATAAGGGAAATTTTGGATATTCTACTAAGTCAAAGTTGACTGCTTCATCTTTGAAGACTGGAAAGCATACTTATGTCCAGAAAAAAAGGTTTGCTAAGAAAATATTTGAACCCTTAGTTCTATCGGAGGATCATCAACAATCAAAGCAGGATGTGAGCACCTTGCATTCTCAGAATATGATCGAATCACTTCCAGAGTTAGTAGTAAACATGAGTCTAAGAAGTGTGAGTTCCCAAGAACTTGGTAGCTACAAGACTGGGAAGCTGCTAGAGAATTCATGCTGTCAAGCTAGTAACCATAAGGAATCACTTGATTCTTCTATTTTCCCAAGAAAAAGGCGGAGATTGAGGAAGGCTTATCTGAATGTCAAAGAAATGCCCACATTCTCCAATTCAAATGCTACGCTTTCTTTTGGTGATGATTCATGCAGTGTCATTAGTGAGATGCCTGCTGTTGTTCACAAGTGCCAGTTTAGTAATGAAAAAAATGAGTCTGATCCTTGGATATCACAGCAGGGTTCCAGCTCCAACACAGTTGataaattttctgaaaataaaaaacataaacttAGTGTTCAGGGTGAATCAAAAAATTTGGCAAATTGTAGTAACACAATGAAGTGTAAGGATGTAGCTCCTTTTTCTTTTGATCtctggtataaacatttattattAGAAATAATATGTAATTaaactttctatttcttctttctaTTGGCAGCAAAACAAACTTCTTTTCTGAAGAAGATGGAGGAAGAGTTTAAGCATCTTTCACCAATTCCTGAGGATTCTAAATTGCCATCTACAATTTCATCTAGAAAACGAAAGCATAAGCACTCTGCCAAAAGAAAGGTTAAATCTACAATTCCATGTCCTAAGTCAGATGGTTGTGCACGATCTTCCATTAATGGTTGGGAGTGGCATAGATGGTCTAGAGCTGCACTGCCATCGGAGAAGGCTTACATAAGAGGAATCCGTACTCAGCACTTTTCAATAGGTTTCCGTGGAAATTATTTGCGAAATTCAAATTCTAAAGGTCCTTCTGCAAGAACAAACCGTGTTAAGCTGCGTAACCTTCTTGCTGCTGCAGATGGGGCTGAATTATTGAAAGCGACACAGATAAAGGTTTCTAACAAAAAGTCGTCCTCATGAAAAGCCACTAAACTTTTTTTCTGGGGCTcatctttctatttttttctagGCGAGGAAGAAACGGTTATGTTTCCAGAGAAGCAACATACATGACTGGGGTCTGGTTGCTCTAGAACCAATTGATGCAGAAGATTTTGTGATTGAA from Zingiber officinale cultivar Zhangliang chromosome 6B, Zo_v1.1, whole genome shotgun sequence carries:
- the LOC121988396 gene encoding histone-lysine N-methyltransferase ATXR7-like isoform X1, whose protein sequence is MPQFETFPARGIRRIRFSPTDPGTSEELFQGRICLHDCGSNSEQRLAESYCSHHVPSNKEMRLSGFDLPHDLSRNCIAEIGGYFCHHADDCSSSQYSEAFNCSSFCSDPVDTYAAVGGISPSSNYGSNISLSQGTCVPLKDGSASAEYGQFFVSGWMYINEDGHMCGPYSQEQLSEGLSSGFLPEELPIYPVAHGSFMNPVPLKYLRRLSNSVCDASSFSGMTSEMHELVGRGSTVSYEVQNAEQGKLNSAMNHTSLVLLQPFTSEDSCWMFEDKGGNKHGAHSFAELYYWYHNSYLDGSLMIHHVDNLVGPFTLASLIEDWSTISSQHISETNIKAKVTNKHSNSRSNFISNVSDEVSMQLHPVIMKAARRVLVDEILSSIIPDFFLSKKAERQDRSKPTYQDNRKHDSSKGKKVASSQDSFASGSCVTFPELLLAVRKFIYYDCMKASWDAFFSDLAVEFCSSWLKRKHWLDLPVVVESGRQGLPKMGEMKKDDDKVVLLSLIHNGDSAPGFVSSKEDFYASSLPLIPGACKLLKEREMNSSRIQGILENDLYVSAKISLFRFFQDAIIEELTNLFCLASNYNLNDDKLDVTENKQYALCSLQDMTADIGINASDYLGTEPASPSTASSNAFEQLGSDLSDDNGVDITDEPPPPGMDNCSIMILPNNKFRPQKLIEHIPHLDKYATLAIFRQKLHDHVLKKLKYTYFGYMLNQYFESCHSLREFQLDATKVDSKTRHPKKLLEDESYDCLQDATSSLSLASKNHKGNFGYSTKSKLTASSLKTGKHTYVQKKRFAKKIFEPLVLSEDHQQSKQDVSTLHSQNMIESLPELVVNMSLRSVSSQELGSYKTGKLLENSCCQASNHKESLDSSIFPRKRRRLRKAYLNVKEMPTFSNSNATLSFGDDSCSVISEMPAVVHKCQFSNEKNESDPWISQQGSSSNTVDKFSENKKHKLSVQGESKNLANCSNTMKSKQTSFLKKMEEEFKHLSPIPEDSKLPSTISSRKRKHKHSAKRKVKSTIPCPKSDGCARSSINGWEWHRWSRAALPSEKAYIRGIRTQHFSIGFRGNYLRNSNSKGPSARTNRVKLRNLLAAADGAELLKATQIKARKKRLCFQRSNIHDWGLVALEPIDAEDFVIEYVGELIRRRTSDIRERLYERMGIGSSYLFRLDDDYVVDATKRGGLARFINHSCEPNCYTKVITVEGQKKIFIYAKRHISAGEEITYNYKFPLEEVKIPCNCGSHRCRGSMN
- the LOC121988396 gene encoding histone-lysine N-methyltransferase ATXR7-like isoform X2 — protein: MPQFETFPARGIRRIRFSPTDPGTSEELFQGRICLHDCGSNSEQRLAESYCSHHVPSNKEMRLSGFDLPHDLSRNCIAEIGGYFCHHADDCSSSQYSEAFNCSSFCSDPVDTYAAVGGISPSSNYGSNISLSQGTCVPLKDGSASAEYGQFFVSGWMYINEDGHMCGPYSQEQLSEGLSSGFLPEELPIYPVAHGSFMNPVPLKYLRRLSNSVCDASSFSGMTSEMHELVGRGSTVSYEVQNAEQGKLNSAMNHTSLVLLQPFTSEDSCWMFEDKGGNKHGAHSFAELYYWYHNSYLDGSLMIHHVDNLVGPFTLASLIEDWSTISSQHISETNIKAKVTNKHSNSRSNFISNVSDEVSMQLHPVIMKAARRVLVDEILSSIIPDFFLSKKAERQDRSKPTYQDNRKHDSSKGKKVASSQDSFASGSCVTFPELLLAVRKFIYYDCMKASWDAFFSDLAVEFCSSWLKRKHWLDLPVVVESGRQGLPKMGEMKKDDDKVVLLSLIHNGDSAPGFVSSKEDFYASSLPLIPGACKLLKEREMNSSRIQGILENDLYVSAKISLFRFFQDAIIEELTNLFCLASNYNLNDDKLDVTENKQYALCSLQDMTADIGINASDYLGTEPASPSTASSNAFEQLGSDLSDDNGVDITDEPPPPGMDNCSIMILPNNKFRPQKLIEHIPHLDKYATLAIFRQKLHDHVLKKLKYTYFGYMLNQYFESCHSLREFQLDATKVDSKTRHPKKLLEDESYDCLQDATSSLSLASKNHKGNFGYSTKSKLTASSLKTGKHTYVQKKRFAKKIFEPLVLSEDHQQSKQDVSTLHSQNMIESLPELVVNMSLRSVSSQELGSYKTGKLLENSCCQASNHKESLDSSIFPRKRRRLRKAYLNVKEMPTFSNSNATLSFGDDSCSVISEMPAVVHKCQFSNEKNESDPWISQQGSSSNTVDKFSENKKHKLSVQGESKNLANCSNTMKSKQTSFLKKMEEEFKHLSPIPEDSKLPSTISSRKRKHKHSAKRKVKSTIPCPKSDGCARSSINGWEWHRWSRAALPSEKAYIRGIRTQHFSIGFRGNYLRNSNSKGPSARTNRVKLRNLLAAADGAELLKATQIKARKKRLCFQRSNIHDWGLVALEPIDAEDFVIEYVGELIRRRTSDIRERLYERMGIGSSYLFRLDDDYVVDATKRGGLARFINHSCEVRKSLTTTNFPWKK
- the LOC121988396 gene encoding histone-lysine N-methyltransferase ATXR7-like isoform X4 yields the protein MPQFETFPARGIRRIRFSPTDPGTSEELFQGRICLHDCGSNSEQRLAESYCSHHVPSNKEMRLSGFDLPHDLSRNCIAEIGGYFCHHADDCSSSQYSEAFNCSSFCSDPVDTYAAVGGISPSSNYGSNISLSQGTCVPLKDGSASAEYGQFFVSGWMYINEDGHMCGPYSQEQLSEGLSSGFLPEELPIYPVAHGSFMNPVPLKYLRRLSNSVCDASSFSGMTSEMHELVGRGSTVSYEVQNAEQGKLNSAMNHTSLVLLQPFTSEDSCWMFEDKGGNKHGAHSFAELYYWYHNSYLDGSLMIHHVDNLVGPFTLASLIEDWSTISSQHISETNIKAKVTNKHSNSRSNFISNVSDEVSMQLHPVIMKAARRVLVDEILSSIIPDFFLSKKAERQDRSKPTYQDNRKHDSSKGKKVASSQDSFASGSCVTFPELLLAVRKFIYYDCMKASWDAFFSDLAVEFCSSWLKRKHWLDLPVVVESGRQGLPKMGEMKKDDDKVVLLSLIHNGDSAPGFVSSKEDFYASSLPLIPGACKLLKEREMNSSRIQGILENDLYVSAKISLFRFFQDAIIEELTNLFCLASNYNLNDDKLDVTENKQYALCSLQDMTADIGINASDYLGTEPASPSTASSNAFEQLGSDLSDDNGVDITDEPPPPGMDNCSIMILPNNKFRPQKLIEHIPHLDKYATLAIFRQKLHDHVLKKLKYTYFGYMLNQYFESCHSLREFQLDATKVDSKTRHPKKLLEDESYDCLQDATSSLSLASKNHKGNFGYSTKSKLTASSLKTGKHTYVQKKRFAKKIFEPLVLSEDHQQSKQDVSTLHSQNMIESLPELVVNMSLRSVSSQELGSYKTGKLLENSCCQASNHKESLDSSIFPRKRRRLRKAYLNVKEMPTFSNSNATLSFGDDSCSVISEMPAVVHKCQFSNEKNESDPWISQQGSSSNTVDKFSENKKHKLSVQGESKNLANCSNTMKSKQTSFLKKMEEEFKHLSPIPEDSKLPSTISSRKRKHKHSAKRKMV
- the LOC121988396 gene encoding histone-lysine N-methyltransferase ATXR7-like isoform X3, translating into MYINEDGHMCGPYSQEQLSEGLSSGFLPEELPIYPVAHGSFMNPVPLKYLRRLSNSVCDASSFSGMTSEMHELVGRGSTVSYEVQNAEQGKLNSAMNHTSLVLLQPFTSEDSCWMFEDKGGNKHGAHSFAELYYWYHNSYLDGSLMIHHVDNLVGPFTLASLIEDWSTISSQHISETNIKAKVTNKHSNSRSNFISNVSDEVSMQLHPVIMKAARRVLVDEILSSIIPDFFLSKKAERQDRSKPTYQDNRKHDSSKGKKVASSQDSFASGSCVTFPELLLAVRKFIYYDCMKASWDAFFSDLAVEFCSSWLKRKHWLDLPVVVESGRQGLPKMGEMKKDDDKVVLLSLIHNGDSAPGFVSSKEDFYASSLPLIPGACKLLKEREMNSSRIQGILENDLYVSAKISLFRFFQDAIIEELTNLFCLASNYNLNDDKLDVTENKQYALCSLQDMTADIGINASDYLGTEPASPSTASSNAFEQLGSDLSDDNGVDITDEPPPPGMDNCSIMILPNNKFRPQKLIEHIPHLDKYATLAIFRQKLHDHVLKKLKYTYFGYMLNQYFESCHSLREFQLDATKVDSKTRHPKKLLEDESYDCLQDATSSLSLASKNHKGNFGYSTKSKLTASSLKTGKHTYVQKKRFAKKIFEPLVLSEDHQQSKQDVSTLHSQNMIESLPELVVNMSLRSVSSQELGSYKTGKLLENSCCQASNHKESLDSSIFPRKRRRLRKAYLNVKEMPTFSNSNATLSFGDDSCSVISEMPAVVHKCQFSNEKNESDPWISQQGSSSNTVDKFSENKKHKLSVQGESKNLANCSNTMKSKQTSFLKKMEEEFKHLSPIPEDSKLPSTISSRKRKHKHSAKRKVKSTIPCPKSDGCARSSINGWEWHRWSRAALPSEKAYIRGIRTQHFSIGFRGNYLRNSNSKGPSARTNRVKLRNLLAAADGAELLKATQIKARKKRLCFQRSNIHDWGLVALEPIDAEDFVIEYVGELIRRRTSDIRERLYERMGIGSSYLFRLDDDYVVDATKRGGLARFINHSCEPNCYTKVITVEGQKKIFIYAKRHISAGEEITYNYKFPLEEVKIPCNCGSHRCRGSMN